In Prosthecobacter sp. SYSU 5D2, the following proteins share a genomic window:
- a CDS encoding sialidase family protein: MIRILCLIPLLACALQAADDNDGIEWLVQYDGKAVPEAPWRVIGQPKASLQEDGLLLTDDSAEFGYYRAPWKAAPGNEIIVEATVKAGAATGSQRNKPSTSLWPWRDGAPVMVQVSDGVHQEGLVLFPAQATSFTDRFIPMDTTNRFHTYRLVIHGTHMSMWVDGELKVEGQNAFWKKADSSEPFIQFGSSAKTATGEAHWKSVRLGIRKASAKPKAAPVKITVSEPWDLTRQEVRQTRPYLYDMGQGLLLMSVAQGPDAFYEPYGLLKSTDAGKTWAPIPGLDQLDTTPLPVLRRPDGSILAVSRWTWLQADGSVQGKTVHLNADATQFTMHDNRIHLPKQYANETKGDQTICERHIWNDADGGVTMVLWTRKAVPMADGRKKTERMSHLMRSTDNGLTWNYFSTIGPGGEPAVVRLSDTKMTAVIRGDRDSRMKQMFSHDGGKTWDEPVSLEVGKVLPDLVLMSNGVLACSYGRPASCLMFSLDGGKTWPSHHVISDRVGFNYTSIREISPGRLLYIHDAPKMNAMYIDVERAGE; this comes from the coding sequence ATGATCCGCATCCTTTGTTTGATCCCATTGCTGGCCTGCGCGCTCCAGGCGGCCGATGACAACGACGGTATTGAGTGGCTGGTACAATACGATGGCAAAGCTGTACCTGAGGCCCCTTGGAGGGTCATTGGGCAGCCGAAGGCAAGTCTTCAAGAGGATGGGCTTTTGCTGACGGATGATTCTGCTGAGTTCGGTTATTATCGTGCGCCGTGGAAGGCTGCGCCGGGTAATGAGATCATTGTGGAAGCAACGGTCAAAGCGGGTGCGGCCACGGGATCACAAAGGAACAAACCTTCCACTTCGCTCTGGCCCTGGCGCGATGGGGCACCGGTGATGGTGCAGGTGAGCGATGGCGTGCATCAGGAAGGACTGGTGCTCTTTCCTGCACAAGCCACAAGCTTTACGGACCGCTTCATCCCCATGGATACGACGAACCGTTTTCATACTTACCGGCTGGTCATCCACGGCACGCACATGAGCATGTGGGTGGATGGTGAACTGAAGGTGGAGGGGCAGAATGCGTTCTGGAAAAAGGCGGACAGCTCGGAGCCTTTTATCCAGTTTGGATCCAGTGCGAAAACCGCGACGGGGGAGGCGCATTGGAAGTCAGTCAGGCTGGGTATTCGCAAGGCGTCAGCAAAGCCGAAGGCTGCGCCTGTCAAGATCACCGTCAGCGAGCCCTGGGACTTGACACGTCAGGAGGTGCGGCAGACGCGGCCTTATTTGTATGACATGGGCCAAGGCCTGCTGCTGATGAGCGTGGCCCAGGGGCCGGATGCTTTTTATGAACCGTATGGGCTGCTGAAATCCACGGATGCCGGCAAGACCTGGGCACCCATTCCAGGGCTGGACCAGCTAGACACCACTCCCCTGCCCGTGCTGCGCCGGCCGGATGGCAGCATCCTGGCCGTGTCCCGCTGGACCTGGTTGCAGGCGGATGGCAGCGTGCAGGGCAAAACCGTGCATCTGAACGCCGATGCCACGCAGTTCACCATGCACGACAACCGGATCCATTTGCCGAAACAATACGCCAATGAGACAAAGGGAGATCAGACCATCTGCGAGCGTCACATCTGGAATGATGCGGATGGCGGTGTGACGATGGTCCTGTGGACACGCAAGGCGGTACCCATGGCCGATGGCCGCAAAAAAACTGAACGCATGTCCCACCTGATGCGGTCCACGGACAACGGCCTGACGTGGAACTATTTCTCCACCATCGGCCCCGGCGGCGAGCCTGCGGTGGTACGGCTTTCGGATACGAAAATGACAGCGGTCATCCGTGGCGACCGGGACTCGCGGATGAAGCAGATGTTTTCTCATGATGGCGGCAAGACCTGGGATGAACCGGTCTCGCTAGAGGTGGGCAAGGTGCTGCCGGATCTCGTGCTGATGAGTAATGGCGTGCTTGCATGCAGCTATGGCCGGCCTGCGTCCTGCCTGATGTTCAGCCTGGATGGCGGCAAGACCTGGCCTTCCCACCATGTCATCTCAGACCGGGTGGGTTTCAATTACACCAGCATCCGCGAGATCTCACCCGGGCGGCTTCTTTACATCCACGATGCGCCGAAGATGAATGCGATGTACATTGATGTTGAGCGGGCCGGGGAATGA
- a CDS encoding polysaccharide pyruvyl transferase family protein, producing the protein MNRRQFFTTGAAALACPVFADTKGRPPRILLRPGTYQNGNIGDIAHSPGALRMFETLWPEAEMTLWPRGISPEAKASLEKNFPRLRIVEGEIKSKGELTTPELRAAWKEADFMLHGSAPGFKGGEYLPAWRAAGGKPYGLFGITNDPLSGINGSFPEGGTLKQLRAAIEALPKDHLRSGTRTLLNGASFVFCRDSLSQLYFERQGVASPLAFGPDSTFALHLRDDARAAAYLQEQGLEADRFICVIPRLRYTPSEAATRAAETKGSAAKSAVNERTRKADHEKLRGLIIRWVRETGQKVLACPEMSYEVALAKEELVDPLPEDVKAKVVWRNSYWQPDEAASIYAKAMAVVSCECHSPIIALTNGTPAFYIRQPTDTVKGQMYHDIGAGDWNFEVDETSADELWTRLQPIHADLAQAREKVKTLMAGVQKVQTRMVEAVRASLGA; encoded by the coding sequence ATGAACCGCCGCCAATTTTTTACCACGGGTGCTGCTGCGCTGGCCTGTCCTGTTTTTGCTGACACGAAGGGCCGTCCGCCGCGCATCCTGCTGAGGCCGGGGACGTATCAGAATGGCAACATCGGAGACATTGCGCACTCGCCAGGGGCACTGCGGATGTTTGAGACGCTGTGGCCGGAAGCGGAGATGACTTTGTGGCCGCGCGGCATCAGCCCGGAGGCGAAGGCGAGCCTGGAAAAAAACTTCCCGCGTCTGCGAATCGTGGAGGGGGAAATCAAGAGCAAAGGGGAGCTGACGACGCCGGAGCTGAGGGCGGCGTGGAAGGAGGCGGACTTCATGCTGCATGGCTCCGCACCGGGATTCAAAGGCGGTGAATACCTGCCTGCGTGGCGGGCGGCGGGCGGAAAGCCGTATGGGCTATTTGGCATCACGAACGATCCGCTCTCCGGCATCAATGGCAGCTTTCCAGAAGGCGGGACGCTGAAGCAACTGCGGGCGGCGATCGAGGCGCTGCCGAAGGATCATCTGCGCTCCGGCACGCGCACGCTGCTGAACGGGGCCTCTTTTGTCTTCTGCCGAGACAGCCTGTCGCAGCTTTATTTTGAGCGGCAGGGAGTGGCCAGCCCGCTGGCCTTTGGACCGGACAGCACCTTTGCGCTGCACCTGCGCGATGATGCGCGGGCGGCGGCCTATTTGCAGGAGCAGGGGCTGGAGGCGGACCGCTTCATCTGCGTGATCCCGAGGCTGCGCTACACGCCATCGGAAGCGGCGACCCGGGCGGCGGAAACGAAGGGCTCTGCGGCGAAGTCGGCGGTCAATGAACGCACACGCAAGGCGGACCACGAGAAGCTGCGGGGCCTGATCATCCGCTGGGTGCGGGAGACGGGGCAGAAGGTGCTGGCCTGCCCGGAGATGTCCTACGAAGTGGCGCTGGCGAAAGAGGAGCTGGTGGATCCGCTGCCGGAGGATGTGAAGGCGAAGGTGGTGTGGCGGAACAGCTACTGGCAGCCGGATGAGGCGGCCTCCATCTATGCGAAGGCGATGGCAGTGGTGAGCTGCGAATGCCACTCCCCCATCATCGCGCTGACCAACGGCACGCCGGCCTTCTACATCCGCCAGCCGACGGATACGGTGAAGGGACAGATGTATCATGACATCGGCGCAGGTGACTGGAACTTTGAGGTGGATGAAACAAGTGCGGATGAACTGTGGACGCGGCTGCAGCCCATCCACGCGGATCTGGCCCAAGCCCGTGAAAAGGTGAAAACGCTGATGGCAGGCGTGCAAAAGGTGCAGACCCGGATGGTGGAGGCGGTGCGGGCGAGCCTGGGGGCGTAA
- a CDS encoding PVC-type heme-binding CxxCH protein, which produces MLRLTSLCFLALGSALIGAEPVTQKIDVLELMKAGEVEYHINPKADFHDPAKEVFQLNDGLLNISGRGYGYMVTKESYKDYHLVVEFKWGPKTWGKREDRTRDNGILVHAYGPHGAYGDTWMASIEAQIIEGGIGDILVLSPKLADGTELVTSVTAEIELDRDKEKRWKKGAPRQVVTKGRINWEKRDEDWVDKINFRGKNDPDSPVGEWNRLEVIAKGDTLQYFVNGLLVNEAFDCKPAEGRICIQTEGAQMIVRRYELHPLGQFTEKWNPIQASGGSDVSVRDGQTAALSPEESLKKIQLDGDYEAQLVAAEPLVMDPVEVTWDAEGRLYVADMRDYPLGPEPGEPALSRIQLLTDEDGDGRMDKAVTFADHVDHVQGLLPYNGGLIATTRTQILFLKDTDGDGKADINEPLIKGFNPRHSQLQVSAPRWGPDNKVYFNNGLDSKEIYPVVGSDPANVTRFNFRWDPKTGKIEPTSGYGQYGGAFDDYGRHFFCSNRNPLMFAVMPYEAVMRNPYAGIGQGHEDIAPAGAETRVYPLMITHTTADAHAGTNTACSGLGVYRGPLMPELKNNVFVPDPTGQLVTRYKVEPKGASLKATRVGDRTEFFRSSDEWCRPVNMTTGPDGAMYICDIYRRWIDHARFFPEEFVKNNDMRQGENEGRIWRIVKKGQKVAKVEPAPKDAGELKAWLKHENAWQRETAQRLLAEQGAAGGGETVVDASRKTFFDVLNKPDADAAADAAVIQARATAISESPEDAWMTRAVLSASTHSAGAVLDAVIRQGKVTQTYSAQRMETLRSLASAAAAAGHPDDFALALKGVQEQAGKLTWWKPALLQGLAEGLPKSGGKLGAKTLAAFVAKPPAGSEAAATEISALLTLVDEVMSDVKAPLDQRLAVMPLLAQRPWEKAEPVLRTLLKDGQPTELQTAALAVLKKYGADKASPLVYDLLPTAGPTIRRDLVTLLTSNAKTALALFKRMDQGEFSPALVDVETRWRYQRGTGEMRDLAVKLFGQASEDRAAVITSYMDSLHLKGNAAKGQQVFSMVCITCHKHGDLGVEVGPPLSDVKAKPPEALLSDILDPNRMVEARWCAYTVETNDGRLLSGLIVAESADNVTLKMMGGLSETIQRSQIKKMVSTDKSLMPPGLEAAITQEQMADLLAFLRGAP; this is translated from the coding sequence ATGCTGCGCCTCACCTCCCTCTGCTTTCTTGCTCTCGGTTCCGCCCTTATTGGGGCTGAGCCAGTCACCCAAAAAATTGATGTGCTGGAGCTGATGAAGGCCGGTGAGGTGGAATACCACATCAACCCGAAGGCTGATTTCCATGATCCGGCCAAGGAGGTCTTCCAGCTCAACGACGGCCTGCTGAACATCAGCGGGCGGGGCTACGGCTACATGGTCACCAAGGAAAGCTACAAGGACTACCACCTGGTGGTGGAATTCAAATGGGGCCCAAAGACCTGGGGCAAACGCGAGGACCGTACCCGGGACAATGGCATCCTGGTCCACGCCTACGGCCCGCATGGAGCTTATGGCGACACCTGGATGGCGAGCATTGAGGCACAGATCATCGAAGGCGGCATTGGGGACATTTTGGTACTTTCCCCCAAGCTGGCCGACGGCACGGAGCTGGTCACCAGTGTCACGGCGGAGATCGAGCTGGACCGAGACAAAGAGAAGCGCTGGAAGAAGGGCGCCCCCCGGCAGGTGGTGACGAAAGGCCGCATCAACTGGGAAAAACGCGATGAGGACTGGGTGGACAAGATCAACTTCCGCGGCAAAAACGACCCGGATTCCCCAGTGGGTGAGTGGAACCGCCTGGAAGTCATCGCCAAAGGCGACACGCTGCAATACTTCGTCAACGGCCTGCTGGTGAACGAGGCCTTTGACTGCAAGCCCGCCGAGGGCCGCATCTGCATCCAGACGGAGGGCGCGCAGATGATCGTGCGCCGTTATGAACTTCATCCGTTAGGCCAGTTCACTGAAAAATGGAACCCCATCCAGGCCAGCGGCGGCAGCGATGTCAGCGTGCGGGACGGCCAGACAGCCGCCCTCTCCCCGGAGGAGTCCTTGAAAAAAATCCAGCTGGATGGCGACTATGAGGCGCAACTGGTGGCCGCTGAACCGCTCGTCATGGACCCGGTGGAAGTGACCTGGGATGCGGAAGGCCGACTGTACGTGGCGGACATGCGCGACTATCCGCTGGGGCCTGAGCCGGGCGAACCGGCCCTGTCCCGCATCCAGCTTCTCACCGATGAGGACGGCGACGGCCGCATGGACAAGGCCGTGACCTTTGCCGACCACGTGGACCATGTGCAGGGGCTGCTGCCCTACAACGGCGGGCTCATCGCCACCACCCGCACGCAGATTCTTTTCCTGAAGGACACCGACGGCGACGGCAAGGCGGACATCAATGAGCCTCTGATCAAGGGCTTCAATCCGCGCCACAGCCAGCTCCAGGTCAGCGCGCCGCGCTGGGGTCCGGATAACAAAGTGTATTTCAACAACGGCCTGGACTCCAAGGAGATCTATCCCGTGGTAGGCAGCGATCCGGCGAATGTCACCCGCTTCAATTTCCGCTGGGATCCGAAGACGGGCAAGATCGAGCCAACGAGCGGCTACGGCCAGTATGGCGGCGCGTTTGATGACTACGGGCGGCATTTCTTCTGCTCCAACCGCAACCCGCTGATGTTCGCCGTCATGCCGTATGAGGCCGTGATGCGGAACCCGTATGCCGGCATCGGCCAGGGGCATGAGGACATCGCCCCGGCAGGTGCGGAGACGCGAGTGTATCCGCTCATGATCACGCACACCACCGCAGATGCGCATGCGGGGACAAACACCGCTTGCAGCGGTCTGGGAGTGTATCGTGGGCCATTGATGCCGGAGCTGAAGAACAACGTCTTCGTGCCGGATCCGACCGGACAGCTCGTGACACGATACAAAGTGGAGCCCAAGGGCGCCTCCCTGAAAGCCACGCGTGTGGGTGACCGCACGGAGTTTTTCCGCAGCAGCGATGAATGGTGCCGCCCGGTGAACATGACCACCGGCCCGGACGGCGCGATGTACATCTGTGACATCTACCGCCGCTGGATTGACCACGCCCGCTTCTTCCCGGAGGAGTTTGTGAAGAACAACGACATGCGCCAGGGCGAAAACGAAGGCCGCATCTGGCGTATCGTGAAGAAGGGCCAGAAGGTGGCCAAAGTGGAGCCTGCGCCCAAGGATGCCGGGGAACTGAAAGCCTGGCTGAAGCACGAAAACGCCTGGCAGCGGGAGACCGCGCAGCGTCTGCTGGCGGAACAAGGCGCAGCCGGCGGCGGCGAAACCGTCGTGGACGCCAGCCGCAAGACCTTCTTTGACGTGCTCAACAAGCCAGATGCGGACGCCGCCGCAGACGCCGCCGTCATCCAAGCACGCGCGACCGCCATCAGCGAATCGCCGGAAGACGCCTGGATGACGCGGGCCGTCCTTAGCGCCAGCACGCACTCCGCCGGGGCAGTTCTGGACGCGGTGATCCGCCAGGGAAAAGTCACGCAGACCTATTCCGCCCAGCGCATGGAGACCCTGCGCTCCCTGGCCAGTGCAGCAGCGGCAGCAGGGCACCCAGATGACTTTGCCCTGGCCCTCAAAGGCGTGCAGGAACAGGCCGGCAAGCTGACCTGGTGGAAACCGGCCCTGCTGCAAGGCCTGGCGGAAGGCCTGCCCAAATCCGGCGGCAAGCTGGGTGCCAAAACCCTGGCCGCCTTTGTCGCCAAACCGCCCGCCGGGTCCGAGGCCGCAGCCACGGAAATCAGCGCCTTGCTCACCCTCGTGGATGAGGTCATGAGCGATGTCAAAGCGCCCCTGGACCAGCGCCTGGCCGTCATGCCCTTGCTGGCCCAGCGCCCCTGGGAAAAGGCCGAGCCCGTCCTGCGCACGCTGCTGAAAGACGGCCAGCCGACAGAGCTGCAAACCGCCGCCCTGGCCGTGCTGAAGAAGTATGGCGCGGACAAGGCCTCCCCTTTGGTCTATGACCTGCTGCCCACAGCCGGCCCCACCATCCGGCGGGATCTGGTGACGCTGCTCACCTCCAATGCCAAAACGGCGCTGGCCTTGTTCAAGCGCATGGACCAGGGCGAGTTCTCCCCTGCCCTGGTGGATGTGGAAACCCGCTGGCGCTACCAGCGCGGCACCGGTGAAATGCGCGACCTGGCCGTGAAGCTCTTCGGCCAGGCCAGCGAGGACCGCGCGGCGGTCATCACCAGCTACATGGACAGCCTGCATCTGAAAGGCAATGCCGCCAAAGGCCAGCAGGTCTTTTCCATGGTCTGCATCACCTGCCACAAACACGGCGACCTGGGCGTCGAAGTCGGCCCGCCCCTTTCCGATGTGAAGGCTAAGCCGCCGGAGGCGCTGCTGTCCGACATCCTGGACCCCAACCGCATGGTGGAGGCCCGCTGGTGCGCCTATACGGTGGAGACCAACGACGGGCGCCTGCTCAGCGGCCTCATCGTCGCCGAATCCGCCGACAACGTGACCCTCAAAATGATGGGAGGCCTGAGCGAAACCATCCAGCGCAGTCAAATTAAGAAGATGGTCAGCACCGACAAAAGCCTCATGCCCCCCGGCCTGGAAGCCGCCATCACCCAGGAACAGATGGCCGACCTCCTCGCCTTCCTCCGCGGAGCACCGTGA
- a CDS encoding fumarylacetoacetate hydrolase family protein, with the protein MKIIRYSDSAGQTSYAAQQPDGSALVIEGDLFGEYRVTETVADVATLLAPVQPVSILCIGLNYKFHAEETGSALPEHPILFMKTPGSLQHPGGPIELPRTLRSDQVDYECELAVVIGKTAKNVSKENALDYVLGYTCANDVSARDWQKNGGGGQWCRGKTFDTFCPLGPVLVTKDEIPNPNALGIKTILNGEAVQDWNTNDMIFDVRTVIAFLSASTTLLPGTVILTGTPQGVGMARNPQLWLKAGDSVTIEIEGIGSLTNPVVEES; encoded by the coding sequence ATGAAAATCATCCGTTACTCAGATTCTGCCGGTCAAACTTCCTATGCCGCCCAACAGCCGGACGGCTCCGCCCTGGTCATTGAAGGCGACCTCTTTGGCGAATATCGCGTGACGGAAACCGTGGCTGATGTGGCCACACTGCTGGCCCCGGTGCAGCCCGTGTCCATCCTGTGCATCGGCCTGAACTACAAATTCCACGCAGAAGAAACCGGCTCCGCCCTGCCCGAGCATCCCATCCTTTTCATGAAGACTCCCGGCTCCCTGCAGCATCCGGGCGGCCCCATCGAGCTGCCGCGCACCCTGCGCAGCGACCAGGTGGACTATGAGTGCGAGCTGGCTGTTGTCATTGGCAAGACCGCCAAAAACGTCAGCAAAGAAAACGCGCTGGACTATGTCCTGGGCTACACCTGCGCCAATGACGTGAGCGCCCGCGACTGGCAGAAAAACGGCGGTGGTGGCCAGTGGTGCCGTGGCAAAACCTTTGACACCTTTTGCCCGCTGGGGCCTGTGCTGGTCACGAAGGATGAAATCCCGAATCCTAACGCACTCGGCATCAAAACGATTCTGAATGGCGAGGCCGTGCAGGACTGGAACACCAACGACATGATCTTTGACGTGCGCACCGTCATCGCCTTCCTCAGCGCCAGCACCACCCTGCTGCCCGGCACCGTCATCCTCACCGGCACCCCTCAGGGCGTCGGCATGGCCCGCAACCCCCAGCTCTGGCTGAAGGCTGGCGACAGCGTCACCATTGAGATCGAAGGCATCGGCTCCCTCACCAACCCCGTGGTGGAAGAAAGTTAG
- the hisA gene encoding phosphoribosylformimino-5-aminoimidazole carboxamide ribotide isomerase: MTRFRPCIDLHDGQVKQIVGSSLSDSGSGLKTNFVSDRDPAWYARQYQADGLTGGHVILLGPGNEAAAKSALGAYPGGLQVGGGIRPCNAAEYLEAGASHVIVTSYLFETDGTFSETRLQKMVAAAGRDRLVIDLSCKATADGWTVAMNRWQTLTDLHVTPETLKHLAGCCAEFLIHAVDVEGKCEGMDEDLVVFLGDHSPIPMTYAGGIRHLGDLARLDELSLGKVDGTIGSALDMFGGSGARYEDCVAFNRR; this comes from the coding sequence ATGACCCGTTTCCGCCCCTGCATTGATCTCCACGACGGCCAGGTGAAGCAGATTGTCGGCTCCAGCCTTAGCGATTCCGGCAGCGGTTTAAAAACCAACTTTGTCAGCGACCGCGATCCTGCCTGGTATGCCCGTCAATATCAGGCAGATGGCCTCACCGGCGGCCACGTCATCCTCCTGGGGCCTGGCAATGAAGCCGCTGCCAAATCCGCCCTGGGGGCGTATCCGGGCGGTCTCCAGGTCGGCGGCGGCATCCGCCCCTGCAATGCAGCAGAATACCTGGAAGCCGGGGCCAGCCACGTCATCGTCACCAGCTACCTGTTTGAAACGGACGGCACGTTTTCAGAAACGCGGCTGCAAAAAATGGTCGCGGCTGCGGGCAGGGACCGCCTTGTCATTGACCTGAGCTGCAAAGCCACCGCCGATGGCTGGACTGTCGCCATGAACCGCTGGCAGACGCTCACGGATCTGCATGTCACGCCTGAAACGCTGAAACACCTGGCCGGCTGCTGCGCGGAGTTCCTCATCCACGCCGTGGATGTGGAGGGCAAATGCGAAGGCATGGACGAGGATCTCGTGGTCTTTTTAGGGGACCACAGCCCCATTCCCATGACCTATGCCGGCGGCATCCGCCATCTGGGCGATCTGGCCCGCCTGGACGAGCTCAGCCTGGGGAAAGTGGACGGCACCATCGGCAGCGCCCTGGACATGTTTGGCGGCAGCGGTGCCCGGTATGAGGACTGTGTTGCCTTCAACCGCAGATAA
- the rsfS gene encoding ribosome silencing factor, translating into MESIEIARLCAKYADEKKAENILLLDLRGLSPVTDFFVVATASSNPQLRAVRDNIVDELRDRHDQRPIISEGTYESQWLILNYPNVLVHVLSPEKREYYALEELWGDAPKLDWQDTAPVGEPVPRVKKPKVKKAAVKKVAAKKAPAKKAAKKAAKKAAKKK; encoded by the coding sequence ATGGAATCTATCGAGATCGCGCGCCTGTGCGCCAAGTATGCCGACGAAAAGAAGGCTGAAAACATCCTGCTGCTGGACCTGCGCGGCCTGTCCCCGGTGACGGACTTTTTTGTCGTCGCCACGGCCAGTTCCAACCCCCAGCTCCGCGCCGTCCGCGACAACATCGTGGACGAACTTCGCGACCGGCACGACCAGCGCCCGATCATCAGCGAAGGCACGTATGAGAGCCAGTGGCTGATTTTGAACTACCCTAACGTGCTGGTGCATGTCCTCTCCCCCGAGAAGCGTGAATACTATGCCCTGGAAGAGCTGTGGGGAGATGCCCCCAAGCTGGACTGGCAGGACACAGCGCCTGTGGGCGAGCCGGTGCCCCGCGTGAAAAAGCCGAAGGTGAAAAAGGCCGCCGTCAAAAAAGTGGCTGCCAAAAAAGCTCCTGCCAAGAAGGCGGCAAAAAAAGCTGCCAAGAAAGCTGCGAAGAAGAAGTGA
- the glsA gene encoding glutaminase A, with product MLSPIQEYLQVLHARYASVMDGHLADYIPELAKADPRLFGICIATRDGHVYEVGDTRHSFTIQSVSKALAYGLALQDRGEKHILSRIGVEPSGEAFNAISLKEGSGVPFNPMINAGAIATCGQVLPEDGKSRIDRILDYLSAFAGRQLDIDESIYRSESETGHRNRAIGWLLRNFGILDEDPHEILETYFKQCSIRVTCRDLALMGATLANQGVQPVTRKRVIPAEYVDNVLGVMATCGMYDWSGEWVYRVGLPAKSGVGGGILAVLPGQLGIGVFSPPLDTQGNSLRGIKVCMDLSQELALHMLNPAATPRTAVRQAYHGGEVVARRRLPPAARESLRRHGSRIQILALQGGLIFTTLEPVLRKAQQLADAGCLQLILDLRAVVSVDAVSLRLIGELRSQLIKQGVRMVICHPGKFEARLPDAGFTPSMLFATEDAALEACEDALLLEVTGASWRPAGNIPLEQCALFRSCTAEDLELMRTELTRRRYEAGQALITAGEMADEMLVLLEGSVEVQIRTENQNRKRVDVLTAGMTVGEMAFLDASPRSADVIALGFVNCLVIPRAWFAALNETRPALKISLLYEITREISARLRQANVEVSALQRE from the coding sequence ATGCTCTCACCCATCCAGGAGTATCTACAGGTGCTTCATGCTCGCTATGCGTCCGTCATGGACGGTCATCTCGCCGATTATATTCCGGAGCTGGCCAAGGCGGACCCCCGGCTTTTTGGCATCTGTATCGCCACCCGTGACGGTCATGTTTATGAGGTGGGGGATACACGTCACAGTTTCACCATCCAGTCCGTGTCCAAGGCTTTGGCCTATGGCCTGGCATTGCAGGACCGGGGGGAGAAGCACATCCTGTCGCGCATTGGCGTCGAGCCTTCGGGGGAAGCCTTCAACGCGATCAGCCTGAAGGAAGGCAGCGGAGTGCCGTTTAACCCGATGATCAATGCCGGTGCCATCGCCACTTGCGGTCAGGTTTTGCCGGAGGATGGCAAATCACGCATTGACCGGATCTTGGATTACCTGAGCGCCTTTGCCGGGCGCCAGCTGGATATTGATGAGTCCATTTACAGAAGTGAAAGCGAGACCGGACACCGGAACCGGGCCATTGGCTGGCTTTTGAGGAATTTTGGCATCCTGGATGAAGATCCGCATGAGATCTTGGAGACTTATTTTAAGCAGTGCTCCATACGCGTAACCTGCCGGGATCTGGCACTGATGGGGGCGACACTGGCCAACCAGGGGGTGCAACCCGTGACCCGAAAGCGGGTGATCCCGGCAGAGTATGTGGACAATGTGCTGGGGGTCATGGCCACCTGCGGCATGTATGACTGGTCTGGCGAATGGGTGTATCGTGTGGGGCTGCCGGCCAAGAGCGGCGTGGGCGGGGGTATCCTGGCAGTGCTGCCCGGGCAGTTGGGCATTGGTGTGTTTTCACCGCCGCTTGACACCCAGGGGAACAGCTTGCGTGGAATCAAAGTCTGCATGGACCTTTCCCAAGAGCTGGCTCTGCACATGCTGAATCCGGCGGCGACTCCGCGGACGGCGGTGCGCCAGGCCTATCATGGTGGGGAGGTGGTCGCGCGTCGCCGCCTGCCACCTGCGGCACGGGAATCGTTGCGCCGTCATGGTTCACGCATCCAGATCCTGGCACTGCAGGGAGGGCTTATTTTTACCACACTGGAGCCTGTGTTGAGGAAAGCTCAGCAACTGGCTGACGCGGGCTGTTTACAGCTCATTTTGGACCTGCGCGCGGTCGTCAGTGTGGATGCCGTCAGTCTGCGTTTGATAGGGGAGCTGCGGTCGCAACTCATCAAACAGGGGGTCCGGATGGTCATCTGCCATCCGGGTAAATTTGAGGCACGGCTGCCAGATGCAGGATTCACCCCCAGCATGCTGTTTGCCACAGAAGATGCTGCACTGGAGGCGTGCGAGGATGCTTTGCTCCTGGAGGTGACGGGAGCCTCCTGGCGGCCGGCGGGGAACATTCCTCTGGAGCAGTGCGCGTTGTTTCGCAGTTGCACGGCAGAGGATCTGGAACTTATGCGCACGGAACTGACCCGCCGGCGTTACGAGGCCGGGCAGGCGCTCATCACGGCCGGGGAGATGGCGGATGAAATGCTGGTGCTTCTGGAAGGCAGCGTGGAAGTGCAGATCCGCACAGAAAACCAGAACAGAAAGCGTGTGGACGTGCTGACCGCTGGCATGACGGTCGGTGAGATGGCCTTCCTGGATGCGTCACCTCGCTCAGCGGATGTCATCGCCCTCGGCTTCGTGAACTGCCTCGTCATTCCTCGTGCATGGTTTGCCGCCCTCAATGAAACGCGACCGGCTTTAAAAATCTCCCTTCTTTACGAGATCACTCGGGAAATCTCCGCCCGCCTGCGTCAAGCCAACGTGGAGGTCAGTGCACTGCAGCGGGAATGA
- a CDS encoding biopolymer transporter ExbD, translating into MKIHSPIAHKKTRLEIIPLIDVMFFLLASFMMVSLTMTKQQTIKVNLPVAAASQPDFKPDMVNIGVNAAGDVFLDTAPVSLPDLEARLSERFKKDPDTPVYISGDSATPFSEMVKALDAVRRMGFNKVAFNVKPTAGGAGPAPAPAASSAPAPAPAPSPAPQQ; encoded by the coding sequence GTGAAAATCCATTCCCCCATCGCCCACAAGAAGACCCGGCTGGAGATCATCCCGCTCATTGACGTCATGTTCTTCCTGCTGGCCTCCTTCATGATGGTCAGCCTCACCATGACCAAGCAGCAGACCATCAAGGTCAACTTGCCCGTCGCTGCCGCCAGCCAGCCCGACTTCAAGCCGGACATGGTCAACATAGGCGTCAATGCTGCCGGTGACGTCTTCCTGGACACCGCGCCCGTCTCCCTGCCAGACCTGGAGGCCCGGCTCAGCGAGCGCTTCAAAAAAGACCCGGACACCCCTGTTTACATCAGCGGCGATTCCGCCACCCCGTTTTCGGAAATGGTCAAGGCCCTGGATGCCGTCCGCCGCATGGGCTTCAATAAAGTCGCCTTCAACGTCAAGCCCACCGCCGGGGGTGCAGGCCCCGCCCCGGCTCCGGCCGCCTCCTCTGCGCCAGCACCCGCACCTGCTCCCTCTCCCGCCCCCCAGCAATAA